A single genomic interval of Nonomuraea rubra harbors:
- the recF gene encoding DNA replication/repair protein RecF (All proteins in this family for which functions are known are DNA-binding proteins that assist the filamentation of RecA onto DNA for the initiation of recombination or recombinational repair.), whose amino-acid sequence MHVAHLSLTDFRSYASVELGLEPGVTAFVGPNGQGKTNLVEALGYVATHSSHRVASDAPLVRQGATRAIVRCAVHRDDRRALIELEINPGRANRARLNRSPVSRARDVVGLLRTVLFAPEDLALSKGDPSERRRFLDDLLVARTPRFAGVRADYDRVLKQRGALLRTAAQARRGSRSPRRQERDSGFAAAGAGDVLSTLEVWDAHLARHGAELLRGRLELIEALRPLVAGSYAALAPSSAPATLAYRSTLSTGGDPGEGGPEGEVPGERGSFDTQTLSTDLGKTLEERLRERLLEVRSSELERGVTLVGPHRDDLVLGLGDLPARGYASHGESWSFALALRLAAYDLLRADGGDPVLILDDVFAELDSQRRRRLAEMVAPAEQVLITAAVPDDVPRELAGGRFDVAEGGVTRVR is encoded by the coding sequence GTGCATGTCGCCCACCTCTCGCTGACCGACTTCCGGTCCTACGCGTCCGTGGAGCTCGGCCTGGAGCCGGGCGTCACGGCGTTCGTGGGGCCCAACGGCCAGGGCAAGACCAACCTGGTCGAGGCCCTCGGCTACGTCGCGACGCACTCCAGCCACCGGGTGGCCAGCGACGCGCCCCTGGTGCGCCAGGGAGCCACCCGGGCGATCGTGCGCTGCGCCGTCCACAGGGACGATCGGCGGGCGCTGATCGAGCTGGAGATCAACCCGGGGCGGGCCAACCGCGCCCGGCTCAACCGCTCGCCCGTCTCCAGGGCCCGCGACGTGGTCGGCCTGCTGCGCACGGTGCTGTTCGCCCCCGAGGACCTCGCGCTGTCGAAGGGCGATCCGTCCGAACGCCGCCGCTTCCTCGACGACCTGCTCGTAGCCAGGACCCCCAGGTTCGCCGGGGTGCGCGCCGACTACGACCGCGTGCTGAAGCAGCGCGGCGCTCTGCTGCGTACGGCCGCGCAGGCCCGCAGGGGCAGCAGGAGCCCGCGGCGGCAGGAGAGGGACAGCGGGTTCGCCGCGGCCGGTGCCGGCGACGTGCTGAGCACGCTGGAGGTCTGGGACGCCCATCTCGCCCGCCACGGCGCGGAGCTGCTTCGGGGGCGGCTGGAGCTCATCGAGGCGCTGCGCCCGCTGGTGGCCGGATCGTACGCCGCGCTCGCCCCGTCGAGCGCTCCGGCGACGCTGGCCTACCGCAGCACGTTGTCCACAGGTGGGGATCCGGGTGAGGGGGGTCCGGAGGGCGAAGTCCCCGGTGAGCGGGGATCTTTCGATACACAGACGTTATCCACAGACTTGGGGAAAACCCTTGAAGAACGTCTGCGGGAGCGGCTATTGGAGGTCCGTTCGTCTGAGCTCGAACGGGGGGTCACGCTCGTCGGGCCGCACCGCGACGATCTGGTTCTCGGGCTGGGCGACCTGCCTGCCCGGGGTTACGCCAGCCACGGCGAGTCCTGGTCGTTCGCGCTGGCGTTGCGGCTGGCGGCGTACGACCTGCTGCGGGCCGACGGGGGTGATCCCGTGCTGATCCTCGACGACGTGTTCGCCGAGCTCGACAGCCAGCGCCGGCGGCGGCTCGCGGAGATGGTGGCGCCGGCCGAGCAGGTGCTGATCACGGCCGCCGTTCCGGATGACGTGCCGCGGGAGCTGGCGGGGGGCAGGTTCGACGTCGCCGAGGGAGGTGTGACCCGTGTCCGCTGA
- the gnd gene encoding phosphogluconate dehydrogenase (NAD(+)-dependent, decarboxylating): MQIGMVGLGKMGGNMAERLRRGGHEVVGYDRDPAISDVASLKELTERLQAPRAVWVMVPAGKPTQTTVDDLGELLSEGDIVIDGGNSHYVDDQKHAAELAEKGIGFVDCGVSGGVWGLQNGYALMCGGDKEHVGRLMPIFETLKPEGEDGFVHAGDVGAGHFAKMVHNGIEYGMMQAFAEGWELLEASDVVKDVKGSFSSWRTGTVIRSWLLDLLVRALDDDEHLEQLRGYAQDSGEGRWTVQAAVDHAVPLPVITAALYARFASRQDDSPAMKVVAALRNQFGGHAITSAEGSTGKGADSPGADVTPPREVDR; this comes from the coding sequence ATGCAGATCGGCATGGTCGGACTGGGCAAGATGGGCGGCAACATGGCCGAACGGCTGCGCCGCGGCGGTCATGAGGTCGTCGGTTACGACCGCGACCCGGCGATCAGCGACGTCGCCAGCCTCAAGGAGCTGACCGAACGCCTGCAGGCGCCGCGCGCCGTCTGGGTCATGGTCCCCGCCGGCAAACCCACGCAGACCACCGTCGACGACCTGGGCGAGCTGCTCAGCGAGGGCGACATCGTCATCGACGGCGGCAACTCCCACTACGTGGACGACCAGAAGCACGCCGCCGAGCTGGCCGAGAAGGGCATCGGCTTCGTCGACTGCGGCGTGAGCGGCGGCGTGTGGGGCCTCCAGAACGGCTACGCGCTCATGTGCGGCGGCGACAAGGAGCACGTCGGCCGGCTGATGCCGATCTTCGAGACGCTCAAGCCCGAGGGCGAGGACGGCTTCGTGCACGCCGGCGACGTCGGCGCCGGGCACTTCGCGAAGATGGTCCACAACGGCATCGAGTACGGCATGATGCAGGCCTTCGCCGAGGGCTGGGAGCTCCTCGAGGCCTCCGACGTCGTCAAGGACGTCAAGGGCTCCTTCAGCAGCTGGCGCACCGGCACCGTGATCCGCTCCTGGCTGCTCGACCTGCTGGTGCGGGCGCTGGACGACGACGAGCACCTCGAGCAGCTCCGCGGTTACGCACAGGACTCCGGCGAGGGCCGGTGGACGGTGCAGGCGGCCGTGGACCACGCGGTGCCGCTGCCGGTCATCACCGCCGCGCTGTACGCCAGGTTCGCCTCGCGGCAGGACGACTCCCCCGCGATGAAGGTCGTGGCGGCGCTGCGCAACCAGTTCGGCGGCCACGCGATCACCTCGGCGGAGGGCAGCACCGGCAAGGGTGCCGACTCCCCCGGCGCGGACGTGACGCCGCCCCGCGAGGTCGATCGCTGA
- the dnaN gene encoding DNA polymerase III subunit beta has protein sequence MMFRIERDVLAEAVAWTARSLPARPSVPVLAGMRLEVTEAQQLKLSGFDYEVSAEVTLELHTGEPGVVLVSGKLLAEITRALPAQPVDFVVDGAKAVVTCGSARFTLLTMPVEDYPSLPAMPPAAGRVGSDVFASAVGQVAVAAGRDDTLPMLTGVRMEIEGDTVTLAATDRYRLAVRELKWQPGQPDFAAIAMIPGKTLADTAKALGATGAEVEIALSSAGGTGEGMIGFSSAGRRTTTRLLDPEFPKYRSLLPTEFSARADLSTGPFVEAVKRVALVAERNTPVRLAFKSGEVVLEAGSGDEAQAVEALPVDYDGEEMNIAFNHQFLLEGLGAIDSDVARLQMTTSTKPAILTGGKPVEDGAVTDYRYLIMPIRLSG, from the coding sequence GTGATGTTCCGAATCGAGCGAGACGTCCTCGCTGAGGCGGTGGCATGGACGGCACGCAGCCTCCCGGCGCGCCCGTCGGTGCCCGTTCTCGCCGGCATGCGCCTGGAGGTCACCGAGGCGCAGCAGCTCAAGCTGTCCGGCTTCGACTACGAGGTCTCCGCGGAGGTGACGCTCGAGCTGCACACGGGTGAGCCCGGGGTGGTGCTGGTCTCGGGCAAGCTGCTCGCCGAGATCACGCGCGCGCTTCCCGCACAGCCTGTGGACTTCGTGGTGGACGGTGCCAAGGCGGTCGTCACGTGCGGCAGCGCCCGGTTCACCCTGCTGACCATGCCTGTGGAGGACTACCCGAGCCTCCCGGCCATGCCGCCGGCCGCGGGCCGGGTCGGCAGCGACGTGTTCGCCTCCGCCGTCGGCCAGGTCGCGGTCGCCGCGGGCCGCGACGACACGCTGCCGATGCTGACGGGCGTACGGATGGAGATCGAGGGCGACACGGTCACCCTGGCCGCGACCGACCGCTACCGGCTGGCCGTACGCGAGCTGAAGTGGCAGCCGGGGCAGCCCGACTTCGCCGCCATCGCGATGATCCCCGGCAAGACGCTCGCCGACACGGCGAAGGCGCTCGGCGCGACGGGCGCCGAGGTGGAGATCGCGCTCAGCTCCGCCGGCGGCACGGGCGAGGGCATGATCGGCTTCTCCAGCGCCGGGCGGCGCACGACGACGCGGCTGCTCGACCCCGAGTTCCCGAAGTACCGCTCGCTGCTGCCCACCGAGTTCTCCGCCCGCGCGGACCTGTCCACAGGCCCGTTCGTCGAGGCGGTCAAGCGCGTGGCCCTGGTCGCCGAGCGCAACACCCCTGTACGGCTGGCGTTCAAGAGCGGCGAGGTCGTGCTGGAGGCCGGCAGCGGCGACGAGGCGCAGGCCGTCGAGGCACTGCCTGTGGATTACGACGGCGAGGAGATGAACATCGCCTTCAACCACCAGTTCCTGCTGGAAGGGCTGGGGGCCATCGACTCCGACGTGGCGAGGCTCCAGATGACCACATCCACGAAGCCCGCTATCCTCACCGGTGGCAAGCCTGTGGAGGACGGTGCCGTAACGGACTACCGCTACCTGATCATGCCCATCCGACTGTCAGGCTGA
- the dnaA gene encoding chromosomal replication initiator protein DnaA, whose amino-acid sequence MNGVDLGTVWARALGNFLNENVPIQQRTWLSMVRPIALANDTIVLGVPNDFLKDLIESNKLRPLVTHALSQELGRTMRVAVMIDTAAPEQPAGDAHQQPVTQSYPQGVESQLRYAQPVQPQHNQASEPPQFYSPQPEQPQISTEYPQQGFSFEQAQPYTPPVEKSPEPAPNRWEAKSNKPSEPARLNQKYTFETFVIGASNRFAHAAAVAVAESPAKAYNPLFIYGDSGLGKTHLLHAIGHYAQSLYDGARVRYVSSEEFTNDFINSIRDHKADGFRGRYRAIDILLVDDIQFLEGKEQTQEEFFHTFNTLHNANKQIVISSDRAPKQLITLEDRLRNRFEWGLITDVQPPELETRIAILRKKAIQEGLAAPPEVLEYIASRISTNIRELEGALIRVTAFASLNRQGVDLQLAEVVLKDLITSESDTEITIAAIMSETAQYFGISIDDLCGTSRSRALVNARQIAMYLARELTELSLPKIGQQFGGRDHTTVMHAERKIRSLIAERRSMYNQVNELTMRIKQTQRGS is encoded by the coding sequence ATGAACGGTGTCGACCTCGGCACGGTATGGGCGAGGGCCCTGGGCAACTTCCTCAACGAGAACGTGCCCATCCAGCAGCGCACCTGGCTGTCGATGGTGCGGCCGATCGCCCTGGCCAACGACACGATCGTGCTCGGCGTCCCCAACGACTTCCTCAAGGACCTCATCGAGAGCAACAAGCTGCGCCCGCTGGTGACCCACGCGCTCTCCCAGGAGCTCGGCCGGACCATGCGGGTGGCCGTGATGATCGACACAGCGGCGCCCGAGCAGCCCGCCGGCGACGCTCATCAACAGCCTGTGACTCAGAGTTATCCCCAGGGTGTGGAGAGTCAGCTGCGTTATGCACAGCCCGTGCAACCGCAGCACAACCAGGCTTCCGAGCCTCCACAGTTCTATTCTCCACAGCCGGAGCAGCCCCAGATATCCACCGAATATCCACAGCAGGGCTTCTCTTTTGAACAGGCCCAGCCGTACACACCGCCTGTGGAGAAGTCGCCGGAGCCGGCCCCGAACCGGTGGGAGGCGAAGAGCAACAAGCCCAGCGAACCGGCCAGGCTCAATCAGAAGTACACATTCGAGACATTCGTCATCGGCGCCAGCAACCGATTCGCCCACGCGGCGGCCGTGGCGGTGGCCGAATCCCCAGCGAAGGCGTACAACCCGCTGTTCATCTACGGTGACTCGGGGCTGGGGAAGACACATCTGCTGCACGCGATCGGGCATTACGCCCAGAGCCTGTACGACGGGGCGCGGGTCAGGTACGTGAGCTCAGAAGAGTTCACCAACGACTTCATCAACAGCATCCGCGACCACAAGGCCGACGGCTTCCGCGGCCGCTACCGGGCGATCGACATCCTGCTCGTGGACGACATCCAGTTCCTGGAGGGCAAGGAGCAGACGCAGGAGGAGTTCTTCCACACCTTCAACACCCTGCACAACGCCAACAAGCAGATCGTCATCTCCAGCGACCGGGCGCCCAAGCAGCTCATCACGCTGGAGGACCGGCTGCGCAACCGGTTCGAGTGGGGCCTGATCACCGACGTCCAGCCGCCCGAGCTGGAGACCCGGATCGCCATCCTCAGGAAGAAGGCCATCCAGGAGGGCCTGGCCGCGCCGCCCGAGGTGCTGGAGTACATCGCCAGCCGGATCTCCACCAACATCCGCGAGCTCGAGGGCGCGCTGATCAGGGTCACCGCGTTCGCCAGCCTCAACCGGCAGGGTGTGGACCTGCAGCTCGCCGAGGTGGTGCTGAAGGATCTGATCACCTCGGAGTCCGACACCGAGATCACCATCGCGGCCATCATGAGCGAGACCGCCCAGTACTTCGGCATCAGCATCGACGACCTGTGCGGCACCTCGCGCAGCCGGGCGCTCGTCAACGCCCGGCAGATCGCCATGTACCTGGCGCGCGAGCTGACCGAGCTGTCACTGCCGAAGATCGGCCAGCAGTTCGGCGGCCGCGACCACACCACCGTCATGCACGCGGAGCGGAAGATCCGGTCGCTCATCGCCGAGCGCAGGTCGATGTACAACCAGGTCAACGAGCTAACAATGCGGATCAAGCAGACACAGCGTGGATCTTGA
- the rpmH gene encoding 50S ribosomal protein L34: MSKRTFQPNNRRRAKTHGFRLRMRTRAGRAILASRRRKGREKLSA; encoded by the coding sequence GTGAGCAAGCGTACTTTCCAGCCGAACAACCGTCGCCGCGCGAAGACCCACGGCTTCCGGCTGCGGATGCGCACCCGGGCCGGTCGCGCCATCCTCGCCTCTCGCCGCCGCAAGGGCCGCGAGAAGCTGTCGGCCTGA
- the rnpA gene encoding ribonuclease P protein component yields MRRGEEFEAAVRRGKRAGRPTLVVHFTLSGEEPPLVGFVVSKAVGGAVTRNKVKRRLRHLMRDRLHRLPRGSLLVVRANPPAASARFEHLAAELDLALDRLLRRRESSTGGQK; encoded by the coding sequence ATGCGACGCGGGGAGGAGTTCGAGGCGGCGGTCAGGCGCGGTAAGCGCGCGGGCCGCCCGACTCTTGTGGTGCATTTCACCCTTTCTGGGGAAGAGCCACCTCTCGTGGGATTTGTGGTGAGCAAGGCCGTCGGGGGCGCCGTGACCCGAAACAAGGTCAAACGACGGCTCCGACACCTGATGCGGGACCGTCTCCACCGGCTGCCGCGAGGTAGCCTGCTTGTGGTACGCGCCAACCCACCGGCCGCGTCCGCGCGATTCGAGCACCTGGCCGCCGAACTCGATCTCGCGCTGGATCGTTTGCTAAGGCGGCGCGAGTCCTCGACGGGTGGACAGAAATGA
- the yidD gene encoding membrane protein insertion efficiency factor YidD yields MTEQPQGVEPGLAARALIIPIRFYRAFISPLLGPRCRFYPSCSAYGLEAIAVHGALRGVWLTVRRIGRCHPFHPGGIDPVPPRPVRSHETQGR; encoded by the coding sequence ATGACGGAGCAACCGCAAGGGGTAGAGCCGGGCCTCGCCGCCCGGGCGCTCATCATCCCCATTCGGTTCTATCGGGCGTTCATCAGCCCGCTGCTCGGTCCACGCTGCCGGTTCTACCCGTCGTGCAGTGCCTATGGGCTCGAAGCGATTGCCGTGCACGGGGCATTGCGCGGCGTATGGCTGACTGTCCGGCGCATCGGGCGGTGCCACCCATTCCATCCCGGAGGTATAGACCCGGTGCCCCCACGCCCGGTCCGGTCCCACGAAACGCAAGGGAGATAG
- the yidC gene encoding membrane protein insertase YidC translates to MELSWLSWLYQAVAQVIIWIHTAYSTVLNPDSGLTWALTIITLTVFMRILIFPLFLKQMRSSRKMQELAPKVQELRKRYKNDKQRMNQEVMALYQGAGANPLGGCLPVLAQFPIFISMFTVLQNMANGHAKYGMTQELVDSARKAHIFGAPLPANFFMSAEDLAGFGAGNVQTKVVLGIFVAVSSLTTFLTVRQSVTRSMAQMPDNPMAQQQKILMYISPLFAFFSLNFPLGLIMYWVTTNVWTLGQQHWFYSRHPMPQYDAKGNVIPVKAKPGLIAKLRKTTPEEEAPPPPPEPKIIRQQPSRQSRSKRTGSKKS, encoded by the coding sequence GTGGAGCTGTCCTGGCTGAGCTGGCTGTACCAAGCCGTAGCCCAAGTCATCATCTGGATCCATACTGCATACAGCACGGTCCTCAACCCGGACAGCGGGCTGACCTGGGCGTTGACGATCATCACGCTTACCGTGTTCATGCGGATCCTGATCTTCCCGCTCTTCCTGAAGCAGATGCGCTCGTCGCGGAAGATGCAGGAGCTCGCCCCCAAGGTTCAAGAGCTGCGCAAGCGTTACAAGAACGACAAGCAGCGCATGAACCAGGAGGTCATGGCGCTCTACCAGGGCGCGGGCGCGAACCCCCTCGGTGGCTGCCTGCCCGTCCTCGCGCAGTTCCCCATCTTCATCTCCATGTTCACGGTGCTGCAGAACATGGCGAACGGGCACGCGAAGTACGGCATGACGCAGGAGCTCGTCGACAGCGCGCGGAAGGCGCACATCTTCGGCGCGCCGCTGCCCGCCAACTTCTTCATGTCGGCCGAGGATCTCGCCGGCTTCGGAGCGGGCAACGTACAGACCAAGGTGGTCCTCGGCATCTTCGTCGCGGTCAGCTCGCTGACGACGTTCCTCACCGTCCGGCAGAGCGTCACCCGCTCCATGGCGCAGATGCCCGACAACCCCATGGCGCAGCAGCAGAAGATCCTGATGTACATCTCGCCGCTGTTCGCCTTCTTCAGCCTGAACTTCCCGCTCGGTCTGATCATGTACTGGGTCACCACCAACGTGTGGACCCTCGGTCAGCAGCACTGGTTCTACAGCCGGCACCCGATGCCGCAGTACGACGCCAAGGGCAACGTGATCCCGGTCAAGGCCAAGCCCGGGCTGATCGCCAAACTGCGGAAGACCACTCCGGAAGAAGAGGCCCCTCCGCCTCCTCCGGAGCCTAAGATCATTAGGCAGCAGCCGAGCAGGCAGTCACGCAGCAAGCGCACCGGCAGCAAGAAGTCTTGA
- a CDS encoding protein jag — protein sequence MTEAEQEKAPDLNALEQEGEIAADYVEGLLDIADIDGDIDMDVEGDRALVSVVGLKSTELVGPAGEVLEALQELTRLAVHRQTGERSRLMLDVAGYRERRRAELTKLGTEIANQVRERGESKALQPMTPFERKIVHDAVAAAGLRSESEGEEPQRYVVVLPA from the coding sequence ATGACCGAGGCCGAGCAGGAGAAGGCTCCTGATCTCAACGCGCTGGAGCAGGAAGGTGAGATCGCTGCCGACTACGTCGAGGGCCTTCTCGACATCGCCGACATCGACGGCGACATCGACATGGACGTCGAGGGCGACCGGGCCCTGGTCTCCGTCGTCGGGCTGAAGAGCACGGAGCTGGTGGGGCCGGCGGGCGAGGTCCTCGAAGCGCTGCAGGAGCTGACCCGGCTGGCCGTGCACCGGCAGACCGGCGAGCGCTCGCGGCTGATGCTCGACGTGGCCGGCTACCGCGAGCGGCGCCGCGCGGAGCTGACCAAGCTCGGCACCGAGATCGCGAACCAGGTCAGGGAGCGCGGCGAGTCGAAGGCGCTGCAGCCGATGACCCCGTTCGAGCGCAAGATCGTCCACGACGCGGTGGCCGCCGCCGGGCTCCGTAGCGAGTCCGAGGGGGAGGAGCCGCAGCGGTACGTGGTGGTCCTGCCCGCCTGA
- the rsmG gene encoding 16S rRNA (guanine(527)-N(7))-methyltransferase RsmG produces the protein MSDDQLPEPPEIARDVFTGEAWERANAFAGLLAGPGVVRGLLGPREVPRIWDRHLLNCAVVAEAVPPDVRLVDIGSGAGLPGLVLAIVRQDITVTLLEPLLRRTVFLEECVEVLKLDNVEVLRGRAEELAGKREFDVASARAVAPLDRLLKWAMPLLREGGQLIAMKGERAAGELAEAEAQLRASGARTAELVTVGHGKVEPPATLVRVVAGRAPERARPRRRR, from the coding sequence GTGAGCGACGATCAGCTTCCTGAGCCGCCGGAGATAGCGCGGGACGTCTTCACCGGGGAAGCTTGGGAGCGTGCCAACGCCTTCGCCGGGCTGCTGGCGGGTCCCGGCGTCGTCCGCGGGCTCCTGGGGCCGCGGGAAGTGCCGCGGATCTGGGATCGTCACCTGCTCAACTGCGCGGTGGTGGCCGAGGCCGTGCCGCCGGACGTACGGCTGGTGGACATCGGCTCGGGAGCGGGGCTGCCCGGACTGGTCCTGGCCATCGTGCGGCAGGACATCACGGTTACGCTGTTGGAGCCGCTGCTGCGCCGTACCGTGTTCCTGGAGGAATGCGTTGAGGTGCTCAAGCTGGACAACGTCGAGGTGTTGCGCGGCCGGGCGGAGGAGCTGGCCGGCAAGCGCGAGTTCGACGTCGCCAGCGCCCGTGCGGTGGCGCCGCTCGACCGCCTCCTGAAATGGGCGATGCCGCTGCTCCGCGAGGGCGGCCAGCTCATCGCCATGAAGGGGGAGCGGGCCGCCGGCGAGCTGGCCGAGGCGGAGGCCCAATTGCGGGCCAGCGGAGCCCGAACGGCCGAGCTTGTGACCGTCGGGCACGGTAAGGTCGAGCCGCCTGCAACATTGGTTCGGGTGGTAGCGGGTCGCGCGCCGGAGCGAGCAAGGCCGCGACGGAGGAGGTGA
- a CDS encoding ParA family protein, producing the protein MIAVANQKGGVGKTTTSVNIAAALSMHGQRVLVVDLDPQGNASTALATEHRGDVPDVYQVLVDDLPMADIVKQVPDMPNLYCAPATIDLAGAEIELVSLVAREARLRRALAAYEGVDFDYIVIDCPPSLGLLTVNALVAADEVMIPIQCEYYALEGLGQLLRNVDLIKAHLNPTLRLSTIVLTMYDGRTRLASQVAEEVRAHFGETVLNTVIPRSVRLSEAPSYGQSVMTYDPGSSGAMAYMDAAREIAHRATVA; encoded by the coding sequence GTGATCGCCGTTGCGAACCAGAAGGGCGGCGTGGGCAAGACGACCACCTCGGTCAACATCGCCGCCGCCCTCTCCATGCACGGCCAGCGCGTCCTCGTGGTGGACCTCGACCCGCAGGGCAACGCTTCCACCGCCTTGGCGACGGAGCATCGTGGTGACGTTCCTGACGTGTACCAGGTGCTGGTGGACGATCTGCCGATGGCGGACATCGTCAAGCAGGTGCCCGACATGCCGAACCTCTACTGCGCTCCGGCCACCATCGACCTCGCGGGTGCGGAGATCGAGCTCGTCTCCCTGGTCGCCCGCGAGGCCCGGCTCCGGCGGGCGCTGGCGGCGTACGAGGGGGTGGATTTCGACTACATCGTGATCGACTGCCCGCCGTCGCTCGGGCTGCTGACGGTGAACGCCTTGGTGGCGGCCGATGAGGTCATGATCCCGATCCAGTGCGAGTACTACGCGCTGGAGGGGCTCGGCCAGCTTCTCCGGAACGTCGACCTGATCAAGGCGCATCTCAACCCGACGCTGCGGCTGTCGACGATCGTGCTGACGATGTACGACGGGCGGACGCGGCTGGCGTCGCAGGTGGCCGAGGAGGTGCGGGCGCACTTCGGGGAGACGGTGTTGAATACGGTGATTCCGCGTAGCGTGCGGTTGTCGGAGGCGCCTAGTTATGGGCAGTCTGTGATGACGTACGATCCGGGGTCCAGTGGGGCGATGGCTTATATGGACGCCGCCCGAGAGATCGCTCACCGCGCCACTGTCGCCTGA
- a CDS encoding ParB/RepB/Spo0J family partition protein: MSQQRRGLGKGLGALIPTGPIVDGTGAAPTPSNGSTGETGPKPIAGAYFKEVALSAIVPNPRQPRDVFDEERLEELAASIREVGLLQPIVVRSVGGGQYELIMGERRWRACQQVGLDPVPAIVRNTQDTDLLRDALIENLQREQLNALEEAAAYQQLLDDFQATHDQLAKKVGRSRSHITNTLRLLNLPPEVQLKVAAGSITAGHARALLGLENAEEQIKLAKRIVAELLSVRAVEEIVSMGSAKAATKPARERPVAKPTAPGLTHLADRLSDHFETKVKVDLGRRKGRIVVEFATIDDLERIIGTMAPEAVRAMREAEE, encoded by the coding sequence GTGAGTCAGCAGCGGCGGGGATTGGGCAAGGGACTCGGGGCGCTCATCCCGACCGGTCCCATCGTTGACGGTACGGGGGCGGCGCCGACCCCGTCGAATGGGTCAACGGGGGAGACGGGGCCCAAGCCGATCGCCGGGGCGTACTTCAAGGAAGTTGCGCTGTCCGCGATCGTCCCCAACCCGCGGCAGCCGCGTGACGTCTTCGATGAGGAGCGTCTTGAGGAGCTTGCGGCGTCCATCCGGGAGGTCGGGCTTCTGCAGCCGATCGTGGTCCGGTCGGTCGGAGGTGGTCAGTACGAGCTGATCATGGGGGAGCGGCGTTGGCGGGCGTGCCAGCAGGTGGGTCTCGACCCGGTGCCGGCGATCGTTCGCAACACGCAGGACACCGATCTCCTGCGTGATGCCCTCATCGAGAACCTTCAGCGTGAGCAGTTGAACGCGTTGGAAGAGGCGGCGGCGTACCAGCAACTGCTTGATGACTTCCAGGCGACGCATGATCAGCTTGCGAAGAAGGTCGGCCGCTCTCGCTCCCACATCACCAACACTCTGCGTCTGCTGAACCTGCCCCCTGAAGTTCAGCTCAAGGTTGCGGCTGGGTCCATCACCGCCGGTCATGCCCGAGCTCTTCTTGGGCTGGAGAACGCCGAGGAGCAGATCAAGCTCGCCAAGCGCATCGTGGCGGAGCTGCTCTCGGTGCGGGCGGTGGAGGAGATCGTGTCGATGGGGAGCGCGAAGGCGGCGACGAAGCCGGCGCGGGAGCGTCCGGTTGCCAAGCCGACCGCGCCGGGTCTTACCCATCTCGCCGACCGGCTGTCCGATCATTTCGAGACCAAGGTGAAGGTGGATCTGGGGCGCAGGAAGGGGCGCATCGTGGTGGAGTTCGCCACGATCGATGATCTTGAGCGCATCATTGGGACCATGGCGCCTGAGGCGGTGCGTGCGATGCGGGAGGCTGAGGAGTGA